The genomic DNA ACCAAgtgaaaaggctttattgagttATTTCTTCCAGATTTTGAGACTGGCCATTTCACAACAAACCTTACGCAAGCATGGAAGTTAATCAGCAAATTCtatctcatatttcacggttattcaagCAAAAACTTATACTTTCcacgtatcaacattgcccTAATCGATTTCCGATAAACCTGATAAACCCGGATAATTTAATGCTGCACACTGGCCTTGGTAAATCTTGGATTTAAGTGAGTGAAGAACTTATGTTATGGGTTGTGACCCGAATATCTAGCGTTAGTGAATGAACTCGCGAATTCGTCAAGTGAGACGCGAACAAGGACCATAATTAAATGCAGAAATGTCAGCTCTATTTGAGACGGAATAAGCCTCTGATTGGATTAACGTTTTCACTACCAGGATTGATCAGTATCTAAATTCACTCCACTGTCAGGTGGACAAGTATTTTAaaagaatgaagattattatcagcttaaggaTATGATCCTGACGTACTGATTAAATTCTCAAGACCAGTCAACAAAGTAATCTATGGAAGCAGTTACGAGAATTAACTTTTAGATCATGGGTGCCAAAGGGTTAAGACCAACGTTCCCATGTATGCCATGTATAGCGTATGTTGGATTAAGCACTGATCTGAAccattttctttactttttcccGTGCTTCATAACTTTTCCCTGATTCCTCATTATGGCCAAAGAAAACAGAGCTACGTGGTCATAGCTTGTCAGCACGAACAAAATTCCAACTTAACGGCAATCAGCAATGGATCACCTTTTGTATGAAATAGCTCTGCGTTCACAACACAAAGCAAGAACGTTGCATTTTGAAGCCAGGAAATTGGGCGACACCTTGGACGGTTTAAAACATGAGAACAAAGAATTGAAACGACTCCAGAGATCCCAAACAAGAGAGATTCACGAACGACATGATTTCGTGAATATGGCGAATCTGTCACTCAAAGGACTTCGCAGAGATGTGAGGTCTAGTGAGGAAAGCTGTGTTGGCGCCCAGACTATGCACAGGCAAGTTTCTACTTTACCTTTccaatagatggtttgcaacgaatctctagagacacagataacaatgatgtaataatGTACAATTCCTGGTGGACGAATGAAAGGAGTTAATgcgagatcttttgttttcgtgcATCAGCATGGCGGCGAtgttttaataatttaaaaaccGTCCATCTATCCTTCGCTcgcggaagaccttagacagcaatgaccagcaCCAGGTGTCTGACCAGTGGTTTTCGTTAAAATAATGGTTTgatgggggtgctcagtctcgcgggcccAGAAAACCTgattgtggtcattgttatttaaggctTTTCTTTGCTTGCACCTGAcatcatggcggccatgttggtgccctgaacaaaaaagtcttttggagATTTGGGTCAATTATGATGCAAAACGCGAgcaacattttgcttttgttttgtacatcaACACGGCCGTCTAGTCACGTGACTATATGCCAAGAATAAGGAATGTTTGCTGATGTCATTGTGTatatttgtttcattaacatacgaatTTACTCACAGAAGGCAAaatgctatttaacaattagatccTTAACCCGCAAGGGGTTCGGGTCAATAGCCCGTGAGGCAAAGCCGAATGGGccattgacccgtggcccttgaggacGAAAGGtctaatagcccatttccgagttgctgcatgcctcagtttcaaagagAGTCCTGGTGCGGAAattagttgcgtattcttatgcaaatcagattcatttcccttacaatagttgagcaccaagactcacttcgaaaccgagacaaacagcaactcggaaatggcccattgttttagtatcaccaaactagtcggacagaaaaggcaataacaatgttagcaaatgcaagttgaagaattatttatttgggaataagacgaaagaaagcgtcacgctttttttccagtagcgtagccaatcaaaatgcaggatttacattagtccactagttgggtcaTACTAATtataaattgacttcaaaaggtaaaagaatttGTCAAACTTAGTTGAAATCTCCAATTTTTAGCTAGCATTTTAGCGAGCccgttattagccatcaaaaactaattctctattttcgaattccccataatacactttgtttgccccccaaattttgcataaactattgttttcaaatgctgttggggacactgcatattcccaagagcatttgaaaacaatggtttatgcaaaattattttgcaagttggggggcaaacaaagtgtattatggggaattcgaaaatagagaacagggaagatatctgtttactgcttttgttattcaaatttgccaaccacagaaacaaaagaccttTTTTTCGTAAGCCAAtggggctctggttggcacattataATGACAACGGGTGACGCCaatgatatcttccctataaattcttgggtggcaaaagcgaTAATGTTCCtgtacattctttgtaaaatctcGAATTTCCAAAGCACCATTGTTCAGAGATTATCGGGTACATCGCAtttaaattttcagagatagctcattatgcaatgcaccaTCAATATTTCCAAAACATCAATCGTGTCCGAAAATCACAAAATGCCCTCACACTCgtacgatttcctatactatGCCAAAACGTTTTGCAGTTACTATGTCCGTTTGTCCATACATACGTTGTGTAATTATAAATGGCAAATACCGATGCTGGCACGAGCTTATCAAGGGGAGCTTCTATCTCCacttcccgagtaaatttatttttaggaataTGTTTTTCCCCCGACAAGTATCACGATTCCCTTGACGCTGGGAtagttctgttttgattggcttttacaacagcaGGCGTGCTGAaactcccaagggaggcgttttatttaacaaattgatgtcagtttttcatgcgtctgtcctgttattgatcatgttcgtcataacattgtcaaagtagctgtggatccacgaggcgatagccgagtggatccgcagactactttgacagttttccatgcgtctgtcctgttattgatctcgtcagtttttcatgcgtctgtcctgttattgacaatgaatttcgtcataacattgtcaaagaagtctgcggatccactcggctattgcctcgtggatccacagctactttgacaatgttatgacgaaattcatgatcaataacaggacagacgcaagaaaaactgacatcaatttgtttttacaataacaaaaaggcagaggggtcacaATTaggtcaaaacacgagaagaacgcgagacaagaatgcgagaaacttcaattttatcCAATCTACCGCGACCAAATTCAtaacttgcctcgctctctTATTGCCTAATGGAAAAAAACGGAGactttttattggttaaaaCGTGACAGATCGACGTttcacaaaattttgcataaattaaactctTCCAAATGCACActttataaatttatgtgtctgtccgcttgtTGACAAtagaaaattagccaatgagagGGCGAAATAGAAATGATAGATAAATTacaatcaaaatgaaaaagccACACCTGTTCCTTggatattttatttcattccttTACGATAAGTGAGATAAAGAGCGCGTTAGTTGTAGAACCGAAATGGTCTCTTCTGCTGTAACAGGAGGAAAAACAAGAAAGTCATTCAACTGGAGAATGAGAGCAAGAGACTCACAAAATTAGTTGAGCTTGGATCAACGCTGCCAACCTTGGAGGAACTGGAAAGAAGAATTGAAAAAGCTCATGGAAAACTTGAAAGGAAAAATGATAGCATTGCAGTAAGTATGGATTATCCTTAAAATTTTCACGCTAGTGTAGTTAAAAGCCTGATTTGTAGTGATTTTTAGCAATCAGGACCATGAGTGATATTCAATCTCTAGCTTTTGTAATGATGATGCATgaaaatagcccatttccgagttgctgtttgcctccgCACAATCATccaaatggaaatgagtggtgtgttttcatgcaaatcaaactcattatcatttgaatggttgagcaccaagactcgttttgaaccagaggcaaacGGCAACTCGGAATTGTCCTGACCCTGAACCTAGTTTGAGTCTCCCGCAGCTCAGTGGTACATCATCCCATAGATAGTAGAGGAGatcatccgaactagtaatatTGGAAGGTTGTACGTGCGACtcttgcaaaggagcactcggactTTGTCGGAGTATCCCCGAGACAACATCGGAATCAAAAGTCATTTCTTTACCTCTAGCTTCATCAGAACCAGAAAGACCTCAAATTGTGTTCTAACCAGTCCCTGAAATTGATAAAAATATCGGTTTACAAAATGGACCCCCGCCACGACCGCGCTAATTTTAGGAACTGCTGGCATCGGGGCGTTATCCTATAAAGGTTATACTCGCAAACTGAGAACTAACTGTAGTTTTATGTTTAGCGTTAGCAGCCCACTAGAAGATACGAACAACTGCCCTATATTCCCCTcgcggcgttttcacagacagatttatttttagattgaatttcccgcgaatgagacacCCGtgggagcccgatgaccaatcacaagaagcTAACTTGGCGTCATTGCGTCACCGGACCGGAACGGCCTTTTTTCCCAAAGGAAAAGGTAccggtagtctaaaaatagatcggtctgtgaaaatgccgtaacataggcttagtatggagGTTGCTcactcctagtcatgggctcctagCGTTAGAGGTTCTGATCTAAGATTAGGGAGTTAAGAAACGCTGGAATGACAAATATTAAATTCTTAATTGTAAGACGTAAAGGATAAAGAGTGGTCTTATCTATTAGCAACATTTAATTTATACGTAAGAAAAGGTAAATTATAATTTCCAGGGACTAACTTAAAAAACGTAGCTTTCGATAAAGACAACGGGGCTAGTCATGTAACCAACAGCCGTCGTTTTTTATGTCTAAAAACTGATAATGCTGTCAGATATTATCCCTTTTAGCAGGGTCGACATATCTGGTAGGAAAGTTATTGGGCGAAAACAATTATTGCTTCTGCaccttttttaaatattttttttattttttatttctatttttttattttttatttaataccATAAAATACTTACATCACTAACAATACTAATACTTACACCTACAGTACAACATATCTGCACTGCACTTATATAAGGATCTTTCATTATGAGGACCGTTTTTCCCACTCAGGAACATTCCCTCAGTCCAAGCATGATTGGGGCTGGATTgttatcattttcattttcattttcatttcattttcaatcTCATTCTCATTATTATGGACACAGGTTCTATGTTTAGCTTAACCATCATGACCACggtgacgtcatttgaaaaccacAGTTGGTTGCCTGGCCTCTGAATGAAAGCCAagagtgacttgttttgatgcTGTTCTTTAAAACGCGTTCATGTTAGTTCAACCGATTAACATTcgaacaatagggccgtttatacgagagaaaataagccgcggcgtacataatacgcgaaaagaactatttatacgagtataaagtCCCAGGCCaagataagccgcggcttgagaaagccgtgaacgtagattttgtaccatttatacgtgaggggttcgcgtcttatgtaagccgcggccagagtaagtcACGGGTTATTTTttctcgtataaatggccctaataTGACCGACACGAGAAAAACTAACAGGTTGTGTATGATATTTTGTATATAGAAACTGCAGTTAAAACTTGAGGACCAAGACAAAGCAATGAACAAGGAGCAACAAATGGAGAAAAGGCGTTTGATAAAGTTGCAAAACGAGATAGAGGAAACCGATAAAGAATGCCAAGAATTAGTAACTAGAATAAAGGTTTGTAGTATTTTTGTAGTACTTTTTCAGATGTCTTCCATGCCTTTAGAGAGTCCATGTACGTATGGAAATAAACAATACCAGAAGTCTATAAAACCAAAGTGTTGATCTTCGATGGAATGCTCCCCATCAGTTTACGGTATTATATATAACGGCTACCACTACTTTGCATTTAGCACTGACAATCCCTCACGTGGCTTCGGTAATTTTATGAACCAATAAGAACCGTTGTGGCCATCAGACTCGATCTGATTGGGCATTATTTGGCGGACCTGTATTCCAAATTTAGATACAATACCCTAATCTGATATGGGTCAAGGCCAAATATGAGGGCTTGACACTTTCTAAGAATACCGTAAAATTCCCAATATAAGCCATGTATAAGCCCTTCCAGATATAAGCCCCCCAAAGCGGTAACGCAAAAAACACTCCGTTAAGTCGCCCCTCCAACTATAAGCCCCCCGggagcttgtacttggaaaagTGCCCTCAAATGCAAAGTAAAGCAAAGCAAAAACGTTAAATTTACTTTCAACTATAAGGCTAGCCCAATCGATTTGGAAACGCAAATTTCCATCCTTAGATAAGCCCCTCCAACAATAAGCCCCTCGAAAAGGGCCTTTCAAAAATataagccccggggcttatTTTCAGAATCTTACGGTAGTTCCCTTTCTCTTTTTTCCTTGCATGGGATTAAATTGAATGTTCGCAGTTCATTATAAACTGTCCTTCATTGTAACATTCATTGAAAGAATTTTTTGACTGATTCATACTCTACTTTGCTGAGcttttttaaaagtaattttatttatttgttccaGGCGGCTGAAAGGAAAATTCACGAAACCAATATATATAGTCGTAAACACAGATGCCCTCCTCGGCAAACTGTTCCGGCCATAACCTGGTACCCACCTTCAGATGAACAGTCGCCGACGAATAAAGTTGAAAAGTGGCTTGATAAACATGCTGAATCAAATTCATTTTTATGAATGTCACAACACCAAGTGGAATGGTTTCAAGATTTcatctttgaaaataaaaacctTTGCAGCggatgtttgtttttatttatagAGTTTTCCGGATCTTGGTCTTCAATCCACCGAATAATTAAGATGCAAGTAGCCCTTTCTTTCTATTGGTTATAAGCACTTTTCAAATTACCTTATTTGATTAAAGCTTacttatttaattttgtttgcacaatttgtttgttttgggaATCTCTAAGAAACAATATTGTAACAAACTCGTTCGGAAAATGTGACATTCCCtgatttgtctgtgtgataaaagaTTAACTTCTCCATAATTCCCCCTCCCCCTAatccattttttaaaataatttattagctttttttattgattattaAATAAAGAATACAATCATgacattacaataaaattaatactacattacaaaataaataaatacataacaGCTATGACAAAAACTGCAATGTCGGCCACACATAGAACCGCAATTAGGTTCGTcacgttgaaaaaaaaaaggataaattTCTCCTATTTTTTCAGGTGCTGTAATATATTGTTATTTTCCCTGGTAATATAGAGTTCAACATTATAGAGACCTCTAGTCCTTGCTATAAAACATGGCAGATTAGGTAAAACTGTGTTTTGGCATCTACTGCCAATGTAATGTATGCCATCTACTGTGAATGTTGGTTTAGAGATCGGCAAAGGCTTGGACAGTATTTGTCCCTTCATCATGGTATCAGGGAGAGGGAGGGGGAccaataaaatttgtttctgAATCAATGTCTAATGATTTTCATGCCGGAATTTTTCCCTAGAGTTTTGTCCTACTTTAACGGTTTCGTTTTAATATGTTGGTGAATTTACCTTATCAATTCCGTTTTTggagcagggatggtgcagtggtgaaagaactcgcctctcaccaagtGTGGCCCGgtgtttgattcccagactcggcttcatttgtaggttgagtttgtttgttctctactctgctccgggaggtttttcttcggttaccctgttttcccctctccttaaaaaccaatatttgatttgatgtgCGTTAATTTCATTActgtccccaattaatgctcTAGTGCTAACTACGCagacactttaataaagtaattattatcatcatcatcatcatcaatcatcatcatcatcattattattattattattattattattattattattattattattataattatcattattgaaAACAGTTTTCTAGAGTTTCTCACTCTAACCACACAGCAACATTACATGCTGACCGTTTAGTCAACTATTTTACTTAATGTGccttgaaatgtttttgttcgGAAAGCGATGGACGTTATCAGATTTTTCCAATCTTTTCCTCTTCCAGTCAGATCGAGAGGGTCCACAACACTCCCCTATTACGATGTGTGCCTTCTTGGCCTGGTAATACTAAACGACTTCCATTGCAATTGCATTCATCGTGCAAAAAACAACCCGACATTTACATGAAGAAGTAAACTGAAGTAAGATACGGCTCAATATTACCCATCCGGCACTTAAGTTGTTGTTGgtttattttatcatttttttctctAACTAGGTCAAGATGGCCCACATCATTCCTCTATAATGGTGTATGTCTTCTTGACCTGGCCGTACTATTCACATTTAACTTCTATTATTCAGTGTGCAAATAGTGGCCCAAAGTATTTAACTTACGTTTATTTCTATATTTATCTTAAATGATGTATTTCTTCCATTTTCTTTACAACGTTTACTCTCATTATATAGCGTTTTGAGTTTCTATTTGTAGTTGTCCTTTAAAAAGGCTTAATTGGGGCTACTGCTACTTTTGTAATCGTATCCACTATGCAAATGAATGACTGGTTTAAACTgtctatgaagtaaaaaatatctttttcttactttaaagacctttaaagacctttcaaaatatCGACGTCGAGCTGAGAGTATCCTGGCGTGAATCGAACAGGTAAATTCACTCCCTATCCTATGAAGAgattttttattgcttttagAGATATATGGATTCATGACAACTTTCATTTTATAATGTCCAAGCTCTGTTGTCAAAATACACTTATTGTTTGGTTCATTTCAGCGTCTACATTGTAAACTAGGactatttttaataataataataataataataataataataataataataataatgataatacctTTATTTCTATAGCGATCTTATCCTATgttcaaggcgctttacaatcatGCATATAAAGAAcattattaataaatatttacaaatttacaacCATATCCTATTATGTTTgcaatgatttaaaaaaaggaaaaatcaaaacTAAAGCAATATATGCAAATCAATAGAAACAATGATCTGTTATTACTAAATTTAGTAAACAAGTACGTCGTAAGTTATTTTATTAAAACTCGAGATTACAatgattaaaaaggaaaaattaaaattatagcAATATATACAAATCTATAGAAACAATGATCTGTTATTACTAAATTTAGTAAACAAGTACGTCTTAAGTGATCTTTTAAAACTCGAAATGGTGTTAGACTTCCGAATTTCATAGGGTATTAGGTTCCATTTTGGTGCATGAACAGCAAATGCTCTGTCTCCATAGGTCTTGGTATACGATGTAGGTTGCATTAAAAGTTCATTACTAAGAGACCTCATTGATCTAGTATGAGAACGATAATGTTAAATAGCTAAATAGCTAAATAGAGCTAAATAGCTAGGCGATGTCCCATTCAGTGCTTTATACACTAAAAGCAGAATCTTGAAAATAATACGGTATTGAATCGGCAGTCAGTGAAGCTCGCACAAAACAGGTGTGATTTGCTGAAACCTACTCATTTGCAACACAACTCTAGCCGCCGTGTTTTGTACATATTGCGATCTTTGTAACTGATATTTAGGCAGGCCATACAATAATGCATTACAATAAGCTAGTTTCGATGTGACAAATGCGTGAACAACAACTGCTGCAGATTCTTTAGTGAGATACTTCCTAATTTTAGATCAGTTCCTGAGATGATAAAATGATGATCTACAGATGCTAGACGCATGTGCATGAAAAGACATGTGCTCATCAAAGATAACACCAAGACTCCTAGCCGACTGAGAGGCAGCCACGCTTTCATCACCAACACATAAGGACTGAAAGGATGGAGAGGGACGATACTTTGAGTGGATGAGTGTGACCTCCGTCTTGTCGTGGTTTAGCTTCAATTCATTAAGATCCATCCAACAACAAATAGCAGAAATGCAGTTCTCGAACCTCGATTTAGTAGCGTCCACATCCGCCGATTTGAATGCAAAATATAACTGAGTATCGTCGGCGTATAGATGATAATCCAAGCCATAAGATCTTATCACTTTTGCAAGTGGCACGGTATATAGAAGGTAGAGTAAAGGTCCCAAAACTGAACCTTGGGGAACTCCCACGGGAAGATCTCGTACCGTAGAATTCGTCTCATTGATGTGAACAAACTGAGTTCTTTGAGAAAGATAAGAATTAAACCATTGTAGTACGGTTCCTTTGATGCCAAATGATTTCTGCATTCGTGCCAGCAACAAGGTATGGTTAACGGTATCAAATGCCGCGACAAATCcaataaaacaaggaaaacattCGCGCCCTTATCCAATGACAGCATAATGTCATTTGTAACGGTGAGAAGCGCAGTCTCGGTGCTGTGGAAAATCTTGTACGCCGATTGAAGAGGCTCTAACAGTTTTCTCTATCATTTTAGATAGGAACTTTAAATTTGACACAGGGCGAAAGTTACTAAACTGCTCAAAATCAGCATTTAATTCCTTAAGAAGCTGTAATAGCAGCGCAACCTTAAGTTCCTTGGGCAGCAATCCAGATGACAATGACAAATTAATCATGATACTTACTGGAAGTGGATCCAGTGCGCATGCCTTAATAGTTGAACCTCTAGTCAACCTTAAGACGTCTTCATCTGTTATCATTTCGAACTCGCTAAAGCATGAAGTACACTCAAAATCCTCCATAGTGCGCTCCCCCAGCTGCTCTTTCCTAATCAGCAACTCATCACGAATTCGCACAATCTTGGCACTAAAGAAATCAGCAAAGGCATTCGTGAGTTCTTGGTCATTGTTCGCAGACGGATATCTTTTGCCCATGTTCCTTTGCAGTAATTCATCAACTGTGCGAAAAAGTAGCTTGCTATCATGGATATTGTCCTGAATAGCAGCTGAATAATGCTGTTCTTTCGCCTTATAGAGAATAGCATTTACAACATTGCACTGTTCTAAATAATTCACCCTGTCAATTTCAAAACCAGTCAAACGCCATTTACGTTCAAGCCTTCGTCTCTTTCTCTTCTGAATGGCGATCTCCTCGTTATACCAAGGAGCATTTGGTCGAATGACAACAGTGCGAGTTCTTTTAGGTGCCAACCTGTCCAAAGCCATCGAGAAATTTACCTCAAGCGTGCGATACTGAATATCCGTGCGCATTGCTGACCTGTTTGAACAACGTCTTGTTCAATGAGAATGTCCCCAGAAAATGAGGATCCTTTTGGGTAAAAATCAACACAGTAATATTGCTACTTGCTAACCTGAAGACATATTTCACTCTCCAGATTGAGGCACCCCCATTTAGCCTAACAAATGGCAAGAGAATGCGAGGCACGAGAACGCCCCATGTGCCCTATGATAATTATGTGCAATCTATATTTCGATGGTTCCCATGCTGCGAGGGTTATATTTATCTTTTGTTACCATGATCGCGCGGTCGACTTTCACATCACCACCCACATCACCAACTGTAACCCGTGTAAGAGAGTGTAGTGTCTTACAAGTATGCTGTGCGGACCTACGTAACGGGTGGAGTTATGGATGTCTGGAGAGAGAGATTGGCAATGTTGTATAGCATCGTGTAGTGTTTGTAATCCTAAGATAACGTGTCTTTCCAATAGCCATCCGGAGGTGAAACTTTACACTGACAACGAGGATGGAAATTACGGAATTCTTGGAGTAATTATTTTTGAAACATCAGGAAGCACACTTTGTGAGCGCAATGAATGAACAAAACAAGAGTCAACCAGCCGGACCAAGTCAGCCAACAGCGATCCGGACTAACGAAGTACGAAGTCTACCCTGTTTCGAACCCAGGGCAGATCCCCGCACTTTATCGGTACGTTGGAAGTGTTGGAAACGCCCGTTCGATTGTTGGCAAAAGGGATAGTAGAACATCGTCAGAAGGTTGCTCTCTTGTTATACACCTCAAGACAAGAAGCTCAGGATTTGTATTACACGCTCGCCGGTCCGGAGGGAGAGCTGAGAGACTACAAAGATATTGTGGAGATATTGGATAGCTATTTTAGGGGGAGGAAAGAGCAAgaagcaaggatggcacagtcagttagtgcgcggccttggtgcaagaggtcctgagttcgattcccggatctctcGACTTATTTCCTTTCcatgtagctaagtagctttagatgcccgtaaaacggagcactgatggagaggggggagtaaaatgagctcaccgtcgacctcaggtttgtcagttgaattagtGGTACGAGTTATTGACGTTAAAtgtggttactttactttattttgtACCGAAAGTAAACGTGTCTTTTACACGCCATGCTTTCAGAGAAATGGAACAGCAATCACAAGAGAAAGTAGACCAGTTTCTCTACAGGCTAAGGTAGATGGCGATTACATGTGAATTTGCGAACGTGGATGAAACGATTCGGGACTAACTGGTCGAGAAATGCCGAGACGGCAGGCTCAGACGAAAGTGTCTGGAGAAAATAAATGCTACTTTAAAAGGCCTGCAAGACATTGCAAGAGCTCATGAAGGTGTAGACTCGCAGATGGAGTCGACGAGCAAGTCACCAGTTAGTAGCAGAGATCAAGTTAATTCAGTTAAACAGCAAAACTTCCAAACGAAGGGAGACCTATACATACTCACTGGGGTTGGAAAGCTAAAAGACTATCGCCTCAAGCTACACGTTAACAGAGAGGTTATACCTGTAGCCCAGCAAAGACGTAGACTTAGATCTAAAAAATTGGATGATTTCCTAAGCAAAGACATCATAGAAGAAGTGCCAAACATACCAGCGTCATGGATATCACTGCTCGTGGTAGCCCCAAAACCGGACGGTGACGATTTTGTGTAGATAAGAGAAGGGCAATTCAAGGGATCATTCGCGAACATCATCCGATACCAACGATAGAAGAAGTTCTGTACGATCTTAATGGGTCAACGGTCTTTAGTAAACTTGACCTCAA from Montipora foliosa isolate CH-2021 chromosome 7, ASM3666993v2, whole genome shotgun sequence includes the following:
- the LOC138010940 gene encoding lebercilin-like → MDHLLYEIALRSQHKARTLHFEARKLGDTLDGLKHENKELKRLQRSQTREIHERHDFVNMANLSLKGLRRDVRSSEESCVGAQTMHRRKNKKVIQLENESKRLTKLVELGSTLPTLEELERRIEKAHGKLERKNDSIAKLQLKLEDQDKAMNKEQQMEKRRLIKLQNEIEETDKECQELVTRIKAAERKIHETNIYSRKHRCPPRQTVPAITWYPPSDEQSPTNKVEKWLDKHAESNSFL